From a single Silene latifolia isolate original U9 population chromosome 6, ASM4854445v1, whole genome shotgun sequence genomic region:
- the LOC141588511 gene encoding uncharacterized protein LOC141588511 — protein MKGGSGLQWQMNNFRDAVDDCELRDVRFEGYPFTFDNGQVEGANRQCRLDRAMSTGEWMDMFPYAKLRHLGCEWSDHTPIKLILNGRFEHARGRRPFRFEQVWVGEEGSEEAVSRGYEKGGGDIISTLEECANELMKWKGVNIGKVVRDIHRKRQQLDALNMGGRTVDQVNRRRKLVAEKAELRRQEELFWRQRLRLIG, from the coding sequence ATGAAGGGTGGAAGTGGGCTCCAATGGCAGATGAATAACTTTAGGGATGCGGTGGATGACTGTGAACTTCGTGATGTGCGGTTCGAGGGCTATCCTTTCACCTTCGATAATGGGCAGGTTGAGGGAGCTAACCGTCAATGTAGGTTGGATAGAGCCATGAGTACAGGGGAGTGGATGGACATGTTTCCTTATGCCAAGCTCCGCCATCTTGGCTGCGAATGGTCCGATCATACTCCTATTAAATTAATTCTGAATGGGCGGTTTGAACATGCTAGAGGGAGGAGGCCTTTTCGATTTGAGCAAGTGTGGGTAGGGGAAGAGGGGAGTGAGGAGGCTGTTTCTAGGGGATATGAGAAGGGTGGTGGTGATATTATTAGTACGTTGGAGGAGTGTGCGAATGAGCTAATGAAATGGAAGGGGGTCAATATTGGGAAAGTGGTGCGGGATATTCATAGGAAAAGGCAGCAGTTGGACGCCTTGAATATGGGTGGTAGGACAGTTGATCAGGTGAATCGAAGGCGCAAATTGGTGGCGGAAAAAGCCGAGCTTAGGAGGCAAGAAGAGTTGTTCTGGAGGCAAAGGTTGCGACTAATTGGTTGA